Sequence from the Molothrus aeneus isolate 106 chromosome 7, BPBGC_Maene_1.0, whole genome shotgun sequence genome:
acttggACACAGCTATTATTTTATGACTTCAAGTAAGTGCTGAGAGTATGCATTGTGTATATCTTGAAGAATGTCATGATTATTCTGTATGCTAGAGAGGAGTAATTTGAAAAAAGACTTGGAAAGCCCCTTTGAAAACTTTGGCAAATTCTTGGTCTGTGTGGACTTGTCCAGTGTATAAATCACAAAATTAGGTTCATTTGCCTTTGTTGCTGAATTTACACTTTGAGAAATGCATTTACTGGGACCACTTTTGCTTCACAAAGATCTAAAAAGTCACAGCCTCAACAAAAAATCATCCTAAAGgtgattttgttttgaaatggaataaatgaatattttttatgaaCATGGTATATTTGGAATAGCTCAGTGGATTTAAGAGAAATTTGCCTTATTTTCTCTGACTTACTCATAGGTAAAAAGACAGAACTGGATTAATAATTTCTTGCTATGTTTCATGACAACTTCATCCAATTTGCAAATATTTGCTCTGTAAACAttacaaatatatattatattcatatttatagatatattaatttatttaggaATAAATATATGTTGCTTTTGACTCATTTTTCTTGCTGaagcaaaaccccaaagaacTTGCCACTCCTTTTCAAGACAGTCTTCTGTCCATAGGTTCATTAATTCTACTGAGAACAATGGCAGTTTTATAAAAATCATCCCTATGGGGCATGGGTttaagtttttttaattttgctaatTAATTTTCTCCACAAATTCTTTCTGTTGTTTGTTTAGTGTCCTTTTAGTGGTCTTTGGCAGTAACATGACTGCTGAGTTTATTCTCTTTTTCACCCTCTTTCCTGTTAACTCTACTTGAGGTAGCAGTTGGTTGACTGAAGCATAATGGGAATAATCTAAGTTAATGCTGGGGGCTCTAAACATTTCCTCAACAAATAAGCAGCAGCGTGTTGATAGCCTGTAAGTATTTTATAAGTGCAATTAAATCACAGTGATTGATTGGGCTGGGGTGAAAATCAGAATCATTTAGAACAGCAAATTCTTCACAGGGAAACCCTCACTAAATTGAGAAAACACACAAACgaacaacaaaaataaaccatttaAGGAGTTCTGCTCCTATACCatgttttcctcatttctcAGCCCTGTTTAGGAGGAACAACTTGATCAAAGTGAGACCTTTTGTTTCTTGAGAATGCATCTTTTCTGCTGCTAATTTATGTTGAGTGGAAACACACATTAGAGTTAACTGATCTAGACCGTTTAGTTGCTAAAAGTGGGGGAGGAAATCTGTGTCCTTttcattttatctcttttctctccctttgccTGGCTTCGGGTTACAAAATCTTGCACTTTTGTAGTACTTGTTGGATTCCTCATAGAACGCATTCAATTCACTGAATTGCTGGAAAATTACCTATTTTCTGCCAGGTTTTGTGCTTGTTCAGCACTGAATCAGCTCAACACAGAATCAGATGATTGCTACTGTCATTGCAAGGGAAGGAGTGCAGGATGCAGCCAAGGTTGCAGCCTCCTCACTGGAGAGAAGGGAAGTTGAAAACAGAAAGGCCATGTATTTATGAAAATAGCTAATATGAAATATGGAATTTAATGTATAGTTTAGCATAGTGGTACTGGCTCCACAAAATCACtagggtgctgtgcctgtgaaaAATTTGGTAATACACCTGCAATATCTATGTTGCCTGTTTCAGTTCTGTCTGAGCAgtagatagatttttttttttcttttttcgaCTTCTaggttatttttaatgttttttatatGTAAGTAAcggttttgcttgttttgttaaTCTAAGTACAAATACTCTCAATGGCTCTGTTCTCTTGGGTATCCATTACTTCTGAGTGCACTCTGCTAATGTGAAGACATGACTAACCAGACAATTAAGATTTCAGCACTAATTATTGGTAGTCCTATAGTGTGGCTGATTCctactaaaaatattttcaagaattGGCACACattctgttttaaaaggaaTGTGAAGATTATAACATTACTTTAAGAAAATCTGGATGTAGACAGGATAGGGAAAGCTCCATAGAGGAAAACCACTTATCTCCCTCAGAGCAGATACACTTTATTAGAATAACTTTATTTCTAATCAGAAATGGCTTTGATTCAGCTACATTTGATTTGTATTAACTTGTGAAACTAAATTTAGAACCACAACAAAGGCAGAAGAAATGTATGATTCACTTTGTACACAGGGCATAAAGGTTAGGCACTTGCAGTAATCTGAGTTTGATTCCTGAGGCTGTAAACTTTAGCAATTGCCTAAACACATTGGTTTTCATTTGTAgatatttttcctcaaaaagtTCTCTAAGTGACAGTTTAAGTAATTCTAAACACAGTGTTAACTGGAGCAAATGTattccagtggaaaaaaaacataTGACATGGCACTCAGAGGTGTCAACTGAATAATCAGTGTGTACTGAAactcattttcctgcttttcacaaGACCTGCAATTTTCTAAGACATTATTGTGTATTTTAGAATTGTAAATAAAAGCACTGAGAAAAATTCAACCAGAAATGAAAATACCACTCAAAATAACTATTTTTCATATACTTTTATTTTACCTTTAACAGAAAATTTTGCAAACCATCAATTACTGAGAATGGAGGGAAAAACCTTAGCATGTAACAGAGGAGGCTTTGGTTATAAGTGCCATTTCTACAGCAGAGTTAAGCTATTGTAAACCAAACATCTTGTAGTAAGGTAAAAATATCCAGGCAAACTTTTAAGAATAACAATAACACCAAAAACATTTACATATAAACAACAGAGAAATGTTTTCTAAACTTTTAACAGTCACTTTGCTACAATCCAAAGTGTTTGGTTCACATATCTATACATACAGTCACTAAAACTTTTGTGAACCAACCACTTGTCCACAGGACCTGCCTAGACAGTTGTCATCAATACGAAAggtttttttatataaataagtCAATTAAACTTCACAGAGACTAAAAGAAACAATATAAAATTCCAGCTGTAAATAAATCTGTACATTATGGTCAGTCTTATTTGTCTGAAATCTTGCGCAGCTTTAAAGTGTCTCTTTATAAAATGATGGCAAGGAGCAGCGTTAGCTGGAATGGAAACTCGAAGACTCAGACTCTGTAGAAACAGAAGAATGTCCTGCACGTTTGCCTTTTGAAAGAATCTTGAGGCTTGATCCTCTGCTAACTGATGTCAAGGCATTTTGAGCTGATGTTTTGAACTTGGCACCCAAGAAGGCATACAGAATAGGATTCAGGCAGCAGTGGAAGAATGCCAGGGCTTCTGTAATGGAGATCCATTTGTGCACTATGGTCTCCAAGCTGCAGCGGTGTCTGATGACTCCCAGCAAGATGAAGGTGTCGATGCTGATGCCAATATAATATGGCAGCCAGCAGGCAAAGAAGGCAAGGATGAGGATAACAGTGGTCTTCAAGGCTTTGCGCTTCTGGTGGCCTTTGGAGTGTGACAGCTTGGATATGATAATACAGTAGCAAGTCAGGATTATTAGACCAGGCAAGACAAGTCCTACCAAGATATGCTGGAATCTGAACGAGATCAGCCAGTTTTCGTGAGGGTATATGCGATCACAGATATACTTTCCTTCGACTTCATTGGTACTGGCGAAGATTAAATCAGGCACTGTCAGAAGCACAGCTGGCAGCCACACGCCTACATACACCACCTTCTCAGCCA
This genomic interval carries:
- the CXCR4 gene encoding C-X-C chemokine receptor type 4; the protein is MALSMDSSLDSLDLSSGLLIELSENGTDEIGSGDYGDYEEPCYQHENADFNRIFLPTIYSIIFLTGIIGNGLVIIVMGYQKKQRSMTDKYRLHLSVADLLFVITLPFWSVDAAISWYFGNVLCKAVHVIYTVNLYSSVLILAFISLDRYLAIVHATNSQRPRKLLAEKVVYVGVWLPAVLLTVPDLIFASTNEVEGKYICDRIYPHENWLISFRFQHILVGLVLPGLIILTCYCIIISKLSHSKGHQKRKALKTTVILILAFFACWLPYYIGISIDTFILLGVIRHRCSLETIVHKWISITEALAFFHCCLNPILYAFLGAKFKTSAQNALTSVSRGSSLKILSKGKRAGHSSVSTESESSSFHSS